A single Vibrio sp. YMD68 DNA region contains:
- the vexH gene encoding vibriobactin export RND transporter permease subunit VexH: MWLSDVSVKRPVSAIVLSLLLCVFGIVSFSKLAVREMPDIESPVVSISTRYEGASATIIESQITSALEDQLSGISGIDEIESTTRNGSSRITITFDLGYDLNTGVSDVRDAVARAQRSLPDEADDPIVFKNNGSGEASLYINLSSSEMDRTQLTDYIERVLLDRFSLISGVSSVDVSGGLYKVMYVKLKPELMAGRGVTTSDITQALKQENLESPGGEVRNDSIVMSVRTARSYNSAEDFDYLVVKRASDNTPIYLKDVADVYVGAQNESSTFKSDGVVNVSMGIVPQSDANPLDVAERVHKQVDDIQQFLPEGTRLAIDYDSTVFIERSISEVYSTLFITGGLVILVLYIFIGQARATLIPAVTVPVSLISSFIAAHYFGFSINLITLMALILSIGLVVDDAIVVVENIFHHIEKGEKPLLAAYKGTREVGFAVVATTLVLVMVFLPISFMDGMVGLLFTEFSVLLAMSVIFSSLVALTLTPVLGSKILKANVKPNRFNRFIDRLFTQLENGYRRALTLALKWKFAAPLVIMACIGGSYGLMQQVPAQLTPSEDRGVIFAFVRGADATSYNRMSANMDIVEARLLPLLGQGFLKSFSIQSPAFGGNAGDQTGFVIMILDDWNERDITAQNALGEVRKALAGIPDVRVFPFMPGFRGGSSEPVQFVLGGTDYPELMEWAERLKVEAENSPLMEGAEINYSEKTPELVVTIDRQRAAELGISVSDISDTLEVMLGGKTETTFVERGEEYDVYLRGDENSFNNASDLSQIYMRTVSGELVTLDAVTTIEEVASSIRLAHYNKQKSITVTANLAGDSTLGDALDFLDSKAIELLPNEISVSYSGESKDYKENQSSILIVFALALLVAYLVLAAQFESFINPLVVMFTVPMGVFGGFLGMYFMGQGLNIYSQIGMIMLIGMVTKNGILIVEFTNQLRDRGIEFQQAIIDASARRLRPIMMTAFTTLAGAIPLITSTGAGYESRVAVGTVIFFGMGFATLVTLFVIPAMYRLISITTHSPGHVEAELNKELQHDVKSRSVH, from the coding sequence ATGTGGTTATCCGATGTATCGGTGAAACGACCGGTTTCTGCCATTGTACTTAGCTTATTATTGTGTGTCTTTGGTATTGTTTCGTTTAGTAAGCTTGCTGTTCGTGAGATGCCTGATATTGAAAGCCCTGTGGTATCCATATCGACTCGATATGAAGGGGCGTCTGCGACCATTATCGAAAGTCAGATTACGTCCGCTCTTGAAGATCAGCTCTCTGGTATCAGTGGGATTGATGAGATTGAATCTACGACACGAAACGGCAGTTCTCGGATCACGATTACTTTTGATTTAGGTTATGACTTAAACACTGGGGTGAGTGATGTTCGTGATGCGGTTGCTCGTGCACAGCGTTCTTTGCCGGATGAGGCGGATGATCCTATCGTCTTCAAGAACAATGGTTCGGGAGAAGCCTCTTTATACATCAACCTTAGTTCTTCAGAAATGGACAGAACACAGCTCACTGACTACATCGAACGTGTGCTGTTAGACCGTTTCAGTTTGATCAGTGGCGTCAGTTCAGTTGATGTGTCGGGTGGCCTCTACAAAGTCATGTATGTGAAGCTTAAGCCTGAACTCATGGCTGGGCGTGGCGTGACGACGTCAGATATTACCCAAGCATTAAAACAAGAAAACTTAGAAAGCCCGGGTGGAGAAGTGCGTAACGATTCGATTGTTATGTCCGTGCGGACAGCTCGAAGCTACAACTCCGCTGAAGATTTTGATTATCTCGTCGTAAAACGTGCCAGTGACAACACACCTATTTACTTGAAAGACGTCGCCGATGTTTATGTTGGCGCTCAGAATGAAAGCTCCACGTTTAAAAGTGATGGGGTGGTCAACGTGAGTATGGGCATTGTTCCGCAATCGGATGCAAACCCGCTCGATGTCGCTGAACGTGTTCATAAGCAAGTGGATGATATACAGCAGTTTTTGCCAGAAGGTACGCGTCTTGCCATTGACTATGACTCGACCGTATTTATTGAGCGTTCCATTTCTGAAGTTTACAGTACGCTATTTATTACAGGTGGGTTGGTTATCCTGGTGCTGTACATATTTATAGGCCAAGCCAGAGCCACGCTGATTCCCGCAGTGACGGTACCGGTTTCGTTGATCTCATCATTTATTGCCGCTCATTATTTTGGTTTTTCAATTAACCTGATTACGTTGATGGCGTTGATTTTATCGATAGGCCTAGTGGTCGATGATGCGATCGTGGTGGTGGAAAACATCTTTCACCATATCGAGAAAGGTGAAAAGCCGTTATTAGCGGCTTACAAAGGAACCAGAGAGGTTGGTTTTGCCGTTGTGGCGACAACGTTAGTGCTTGTTATGGTCTTCTTACCCATTTCATTTATGGATGGAATGGTAGGGCTTTTGTTTACCGAGTTCTCGGTGTTATTGGCCATGTCTGTCATTTTCTCATCATTAGTCGCGCTGACCTTAACCCCTGTTCTTGGCAGTAAAATTCTTAAAGCTAATGTTAAACCGAATCGATTCAACCGCTTTATCGATAGATTGTTTACCCAGTTAGAGAACGGTTATCGCCGAGCATTAACGCTGGCGCTTAAGTGGAAGTTTGCCGCGCCTCTGGTCATTATGGCCTGTATTGGTGGCAGCTACGGTTTAATGCAACAAGTTCCAGCACAGCTCACCCCATCAGAAGACCGTGGTGTTATCTTTGCCTTTGTGCGCGGTGCAGATGCAACCAGTTATAACCGAATGTCAGCCAACATGGATATTGTGGAAGCACGATTATTGCCACTTTTAGGGCAAGGCTTTCTTAAATCGTTCAGCATCCAATCACCGGCGTTTGGTGGTAATGCCGGTGACCAAACGGGCTTTGTTATCATGATTTTGGATGACTGGAACGAGCGTGATATTACCGCTCAAAATGCCCTGGGTGAAGTGAGGAAAGCGCTGGCAGGTATTCCTGACGTACGTGTCTTCCCATTTATGCCCGGTTTTAGAGGGGGCTCCAGTGAGCCTGTGCAATTTGTCTTAGGCGGCACCGATTACCCAGAATTGATGGAATGGGCCGAACGATTAAAAGTCGAGGCAGAAAACTCCCCGTTAATGGAAGGGGCAGAGATTAACTATTCAGAGAAAACGCCAGAGCTTGTCGTCACGATTGATCGTCAACGAGCGGCTGAATTAGGGATCAGTGTGTCGGATATTTCGGATACGCTTGAGGTGATGCTGGGCGGTAAAACGGAAACCACGTTTGTTGAACGAGGCGAAGAGTATGACGTTTACCTTCGTGGTGATGAAAATAGCTTCAACAATGCTTCCGACTTGAGTCAAATCTACATGCGAACCGTGTCGGGTGAATTAGTGACGCTCGATGCGGTGACAACCATTGAAGAAGTTGCGTCATCGATTCGTCTTGCTCACTACAATAAACAGAAATCGATTACCGTGACAGCAAACCTAGCTGGCGATTCGACGTTGGGCGATGCGCTCGACTTCTTAGATTCCAAAGCGATTGAACTACTGCCGAACGAAATATCGGTGAGCTATTCTGGTGAATCGAAAGACTACAAAGAAAACCAATCGAGTATTTTGATTGTCTTTGCATTGGCTTTGCTGGTGGCCTATTTAGTGTTAGCTGCTCAATTTGAAAGCTTTATTAACCCATTGGTGGTGATGTTCACGGTGCCAATGGGGGTATTCGGTGGGTTCCTAGGGATGTATTTTATGGGGCAGGGTCTGAATATATATAGCCAGATCGGTATGATCATGTTGATTGGTATGGTAACGAAAAATGGTATTTTGATCGTTGAGTTTACCAACCAGTTGCGTGACCGAGGTATTGAGTTCCAGCAGGCCATCATCGATGCATCCGCAAGACGGCTAAGACCCATCATGATGACGGCATTTACCACATTGGCGGGAGCCATTCCATTGATAACGTCAACAGGTGCAGGCTATGAAAGCCGAGTAGCGGTCGGTACGGTTATCTTCTTTGGTATGGGGTTTGCGACCCTAGTGACCCTGTTTGTTATTCCTGCGATGTATCGTTTGATTTCTATAACAACGCACTCTCCAGGCCATGTGGAAGCGGAATTAAATAAAGAACTGCAGCATGATGTCAAATCAAGAAGCGTGCATTAA
- a CDS encoding YitT family protein, producing MEKHSSKEDWIAILTGTFLVAQGVFFLQSAHLLTGGTTGLALLLSQIVSVSFGTLYFLINCPFYLLAWQRFGKRFAINSAISGALVSVFADHLYLVITLDMINEIYCAIAGGLLMGLGMLILFRHRSSLGGFNVLCLVIQDRFGISVGKTQMLIDVAILFASFFFVSPMVIGLSLLGTVALNVVLAMNHKPTRYTVTYG from the coding sequence ATGGAAAAACACTCAAGTAAAGAAGATTGGATTGCAATTTTAACCGGGACTTTTTTAGTCGCTCAGGGCGTATTCTTTCTCCAGTCGGCACACTTACTGACGGGCGGGACAACAGGGCTTGCTTTATTATTAAGCCAAATCGTTTCCGTCTCTTTTGGTACCTTATACTTTCTCATTAACTGCCCTTTCTATTTATTGGCATGGCAGCGCTTTGGAAAACGGTTTGCGATCAACAGTGCAATATCAGGCGCATTAGTCTCCGTATTTGCTGATCACCTTTATTTGGTCATTACATTAGATATGATCAATGAAATCTACTGCGCAATCGCTGGCGGACTATTAATGGGCTTGGGGATGTTGATCTTATTTCGACATCGTTCAAGCCTCGGAGGCTTTAACGTTCTATGTTTAGTGATCCAAGATCGATTTGGCATTTCGGTGGGAAAAACTCAAATGCTGATTGATGTGGCTATTTTGTTCGCTTCCTTCTTTTTTGTTTCTCCTATGGTTATTGGTTTGTCTTTACTTGGAACCGTAGCGCTCAATGTGGTTCTTGCCATGAATCACAAGCCGACTCGTTATACCGTCACTTACGGCTAG
- the glyA gene encoding serine hydroxymethyltransferase, which yields MLTRDMNIADYDADLFEAIQEETVRQEEHIELIASENYTSPRVMEAQGSQLTNKYAEGYPGKRYYGGCEFVDKVETLAIERACELFGAQYANVQPHSGSQANNAVYMALLNAGDTVLGMSLAHGGHLTHGSPVNFSGKLYNIIPYGIDEAGQIDYEEMEALAIEHKPKMIIGGFSAYSQVCDWKRMREIADKVGAYFFVDMAHVAGLIAAGVYPNPVPHAHVVTTTTHKTLAGPRGGLILSNEGEDLYKKLNSAVFPGGQGGPLMHVIAGKAVAFKEALEPEFKEYQARVVANAKAMVAEFLARGYNIVSGSTENHLFLVDLIDKDITGKEADAALGSANITVNKNSVPNDPRSPFVTSGIRIGSPSITRRGFSEADAKALAGWMCDILDNMGDESVIEATKAKVLEICKRLPVYA from the coding sequence ATGCTAACACGTGACATGAACATTGCAGATTATGATGCAGACCTATTTGAAGCGATCCAGGAAGAAACGGTTCGCCAAGAAGAACATATTGAGCTTATCGCTTCTGAAAACTACACCAGCCCACGTGTAATGGAAGCTCAAGGCTCTCAGTTAACGAACAAATATGCAGAAGGTTACCCTGGTAAACGTTACTACGGTGGTTGTGAGTTCGTTGATAAGGTTGAAACATTGGCAATTGAGCGTGCATGTGAACTGTTTGGCGCACAATACGCAAACGTACAGCCACACTCTGGTTCTCAAGCAAACAACGCTGTTTACATGGCACTACTGAATGCTGGCGATACTGTTCTAGGTATGAGTCTCGCACACGGTGGTCACCTAACTCACGGTTCTCCAGTAAACTTCTCTGGTAAGCTTTACAACATCATTCCTTACGGTATCGATGAAGCCGGTCAAATCGATTACGAAGAGATGGAAGCGCTAGCTATCGAGCACAAGCCTAAGATGATCATCGGTGGTTTTTCAGCTTACTCTCAAGTTTGTGATTGGAAGCGCATGCGTGAAATCGCTGACAAAGTAGGTGCTTACTTCTTCGTAGATATGGCGCACGTTGCTGGCCTCATCGCAGCAGGTGTTTACCCGAACCCAGTTCCACACGCACACGTTGTGACAACAACAACGCACAAAACGCTTGCGGGTCCTCGTGGTGGTCTTATCCTTTCTAACGAAGGCGAAGATCTTTACAAGAAGTTGAACTCAGCAGTATTCCCTGGAGGCCAAGGTGGTCCTCTAATGCACGTTATCGCGGGTAAAGCAGTAGCGTTCAAAGAAGCGTTAGAGCCAGAATTCAAAGAATACCAAGCTCGCGTAGTGGCTAACGCAAAAGCAATGGTTGCTGAATTCCTAGCTCGCGGTTACAACATCGTTTCAGGTTCTACAGAGAACCACCTGTTCCTCGTTGACCTAATCGACAAAGACATCACAGGTAAAGAAGCCGATGCAGCACTAGGTTCAGCTAACATCACTGTTAACAAGAACTCAGTACCAAACGACCCACGTAGCCCGTTCGTTACGTCTGGTATCCGTATCGGTTCTCCTTCTATTACTCGTCGTGGCTTCTCAGAAGCAGATGCGAAAGCTCTTGCTGGCTGGATGTGTGACATCCTTGATAACATGGGCGATGAGTCTGTTATCGAAGCAACCAAAGCAAAAGTGTTAGAAATTTGTAAGCGTCTACCGGTTTACGCTTAA
- the lipA gene encoding lipoyl synthase — MSKPIQMEKGVKYRDADKMALIPVKNMPSETKEVLRKPDWMKIKLPSDSKRIKEIKSALRKNNLNSVCEEASCPNLSECFNHGTATFMILGAICTRRCPFCDVGHGRPLAPEGDEPKKLAQTIKDMKLKYVVITSVDRDDLRDGGAQHFADCNREIRELNPNIHIETLVPDFRGRMDIALELLKDNPPDVFNHNLETAPRLYRKARPGANYKWSLELLKKFKQQHPNVPTKSGVMMGLGETKEEIIQVLKDLREHDVTMLTLGQYLAPSRHHLPVERYVPPAEFEELKEIALDLGFTHAACGPFVRSSYHADMQAQGKEVK, encoded by the coding sequence ATGAGCAAACCAATTCAAATGGAAAAAGGCGTCAAATACAGAGATGCTGACAAAATGGCATTGATTCCTGTTAAAAACATGCCAAGCGAAACAAAAGAAGTATTGCGTAAACCAGACTGGATGAAAATAAAACTGCCATCAGACAGTAAGCGCATCAAAGAGATCAAATCGGCTCTGCGTAAGAATAATCTTAACTCGGTCTGTGAAGAAGCCTCTTGCCCTAACCTTTCAGAGTGTTTCAACCACGGAACGGCGACCTTCATGATTCTAGGTGCTATCTGTACACGCCGCTGCCCGTTTTGTGATGTTGGCCACGGCCGACCTCTTGCTCCAGAAGGTGATGAACCGAAGAAGCTGGCACAAACCATTAAAGACATGAAACTTAAGTATGTGGTAATTACCTCAGTCGATAGAGACGATCTAAGAGACGGAGGCGCACAGCACTTTGCCGATTGTAACCGAGAAATCCGCGAGCTTAACCCTAACATTCATATTGAAACATTGGTCCCTGACTTTCGTGGCCGTATGGACATCGCCCTTGAATTGCTAAAAGACAACCCACCGGATGTCTTTAACCATAACCTAGAAACCGCCCCACGCCTGTATCGTAAAGCGCGCCCGGGGGCGAACTACAAATGGTCATTAGAACTTCTTAAAAAGTTTAAGCAGCAGCACCCTAATGTTCCGACTAAATCGGGTGTGATGATGGGTCTTGGGGAAACAAAAGAAGAAATCATTCAAGTTCTTAAAGACTTACGTGAGCACGATGTCACCATGCTCACTCTGGGTCAGTACCTCGCACCAAGCCGTCACCACTTGCCGGTTGAACGCTATGTACCGCCGGCTGAATTTGAAGAATTGAAAGAAATTGCGTTGGATCTAGGTTTCACTCACGCAGCTTGTGGACCCTTTGTGCGTTCTTCTTACCATGCTGATATGCAAGCACAGGGCAAAGAAGTGAAGTAA
- the lipB gene encoding lipoyl(octanoyl) transferase LipB — protein MPNQLVVRQLGRQDYHPVWKAMHEFTDNRTDESSDEIWLVEHNPVFTQGQAGKAEHILAAGDIPVVQSDRGGQVTYHGPGQLVAYFLINLRRKKLGVRDLVTHIENLVINTLKAYNIEASAKPDAPGVYSDNKKICSLGLRIRKGCSFHGLALNVDMDLSPFLRINPCGYAGMEMVQVSQLGGPSQLDVVEQQLIQELVALLDYEHVKFCTKALNEKQ, from the coding sequence ATGCCAAATCAATTAGTCGTCAGACAACTTGGTCGCCAGGATTACCATCCTGTATGGAAAGCGATGCACGAGTTCACCGACAATCGAACCGATGAAAGTAGCGATGAAATTTGGTTAGTTGAGCATAATCCTGTATTTACGCAGGGGCAGGCAGGAAAAGCGGAGCATATTCTCGCTGCGGGTGATATTCCTGTCGTGCAAAGTGATCGTGGGGGGCAAGTCACTTATCACGGTCCAGGCCAATTAGTGGCTTACTTCTTAATTAACCTAAGACGAAAAAAATTAGGCGTTCGAGATCTCGTTACACATATTGAGAATCTCGTCATCAATACTCTAAAAGCTTACAATATCGAAGCTTCAGCAAAGCCCGACGCACCCGGTGTTTATTCCGACAATAAAAAGATCTGTTCCCTTGGATTAAGAATTCGAAAAGGCTGTTCTTTTCATGGTCTAGCACTGAATGTTGATATGGACTTGTCTCCGTTTTTGCGCATCAATCCATGTGGTTACGCAGGAATGGAAATGGTACAGGTTAGCCAGTTAGGTGGACCAAGTCAGCTAGACGTCGTTGAACAGCAATTAATACAAGAACTCGTCGCACTCCTAGACTACGAGCACGTTAAATTTTGCACAAAAGCCCTTAACGAGAAGCAGTAA
- the ybeD gene encoding DUF493 family protein YbeD — MMTINSDAKLKDLLEFPCSFTFKVMGYAKPELPELVLEVIQRHAPGDYSPVVKPSAKGTYNSVSINITATSIEQVETLYKELGDIDIVRMVL; from the coding sequence ATGATGACCATTAATTCAGATGCAAAGCTTAAAGACTTGCTCGAATTCCCGTGTTCATTCACCTTTAAAGTGATGGGCTACGCAAAACCTGAATTACCGGAGCTGGTATTGGAAGTCATTCAACGTCACGCTCCAGGTGACTACAGCCCAGTTGTTAAGCCAAGCGCTAAAGGCACCTATAATTCCGTATCAATCAACATCACAGCAACGTCTATTGAGCAGGTAGAAACCCTGTATAAAGAGCTGGGCGATATTGATATCGTACGCATGGTCTTATAA
- a CDS encoding serine hydrolase — protein sequence MKKTSVLNTILTCSIALSSVATTLAHASPIVVPDAPQIAAKGFVLLDFHSGKVLAEKEMNTKLSPASLTKMMTSYVVGQEIERGNLSLTDEVTISENAWAKNFPDSSKMFIEVGTTVTVEDLNRGIIVQSGNDACVAMAEHIAGSEDAFVDLMNAWADTIGMTNTHFANVHGLDSDSLYSTPYDMALLGSALIRDVPDEYRIYSEKKYTYNGITQYNRNGLLWDKSMNVDGIKTGHTSNAGYSLVSSATEGKMRLVAVVMGTKNANARKSESKKLLSYGFRFFETVAPHSAGETFVEEKIWMGDKDSVALGVDVDTYVTLPRGQAKNLTASFVLESELEAPIMKGDVVGKLFYQLEGEDVAEYPLLALEDVQQGGLFSRLWDYLMLLFKGFF from the coding sequence ATGAAAAAAACATCAGTACTTAATACCATCCTCACATGCTCGATTGCTCTTTCTTCCGTTGCAACTACTCTGGCTCACGCCTCGCCAATAGTCGTACCTGACGCGCCCCAAATCGCTGCAAAAGGATTCGTTCTTCTTGACTTTCATTCCGGAAAAGTTCTGGCTGAAAAAGAGATGAATACCAAATTATCCCCAGCCAGCTTAACCAAGATGATGACAAGCTACGTTGTTGGTCAAGAGATAGAGCGTGGTAACCTTTCACTGACCGATGAAGTGACCATAAGCGAAAACGCATGGGCGAAGAACTTTCCTGACTCATCGAAAATGTTCATCGAAGTCGGTACAACCGTGACCGTTGAAGATCTCAACCGCGGTATTATCGTTCAATCGGGTAATGATGCCTGTGTCGCGATGGCTGAGCATATTGCAGGATCAGAAGACGCCTTTGTCGATTTGATGAATGCTTGGGCAGATACCATTGGTATGACCAACACTCACTTTGCCAATGTACATGGTTTAGACAGTGATAGTCTCTATTCTACCCCTTACGATATGGCACTTTTAGGATCGGCGCTGATCCGTGACGTACCCGACGAGTACCGTATCTACTCTGAAAAAAAATACACCTACAACGGCATCACACAATACAATCGTAACGGATTATTGTGGGACAAGAGCATGAATGTTGATGGCATTAAAACCGGCCACACAAGCAATGCAGGTTATAGCTTAGTCAGCTCAGCAACTGAAGGTAAAATGCGTTTAGTGGCGGTCGTCATGGGCACCAAAAACGCCAATGCACGAAAATCTGAAAGCAAAAAACTACTCAGCTATGGTTTTAGATTCTTCGAAACAGTCGCGCCTCACAGTGCTGGCGAAACCTTCGTTGAAGAAAAAATCTGGATGGGTGATAAAGATAGCGTCGCGTTGGGTGTGGATGTTGATACTTACGTAACCTTACCTCGCGGCCAAGCCAAGAACCTAACCGCGAGTTTTGTTCTTGAAAGTGAGTTAGAAGCGCCGATCATGAAAGGTGACGTAGTCGGTAAGCTTTTCTATCAACTAGAAGGTGAAGATGTTGCCGAGTACCCATTACTCGCTCTGGAAGACGTGCAGCAAGGCGGTCTCTTTAGCCGACTTTGGGACTACCTAATGTTACTTTTCAAAGGTTTTTTCTAA
- a CDS encoding septal ring lytic transglycosylase RlpA family protein: MHSQRRHKLITQKHILILAVTSATLFGCSSSGRYSLDQDVAPKEPISVDHIEDAVPQYEPYSLGGNSNYTLRGNSYVIVKDAKGFTETGKASWYGKKFHGHLTSNGEIYDMYSMTAAHKTLPIPSYVKVTNQDNGKSTVVRVNDRGPFHEGRIIDLSYAAAIKLDVVKTGVANVEIEVITVERPESAHKQNALPSYIVQVATSKHQDRSLDLSNDLAAKLSVPSYIESNQSLHRVFLGPFNDYTLTQQTLEQVKVLGYSSAFIKKHTVAQ, translated from the coding sequence ATGCATTCTCAAAGGCGACATAAATTGATCACTCAAAAGCACATCCTCATACTCGCAGTGACCAGTGCAACCTTATTCGGTTGTTCGTCCTCTGGCCGCTATAGCCTCGACCAAGACGTTGCGCCAAAAGAGCCGATTTCCGTCGATCATATTGAAGATGCCGTTCCTCAATACGAACCTTATAGCTTGGGGGGAAACAGTAATTACACCCTACGAGGTAATAGCTACGTTATCGTTAAAGACGCGAAAGGCTTTACCGAAACAGGCAAGGCTTCCTGGTATGGTAAAAAATTTCACGGTCATTTGACTTCCAATGGTGAAATTTATGACATGTATTCGATGACAGCAGCGCATAAAACTCTGCCCATCCCTAGCTATGTCAAAGTCACCAACCAGGATAACGGAAAATCAACCGTGGTTCGTGTTAATGACCGTGGCCCATTTCATGAGGGTCGCATCATCGATTTAAGCTATGCCGCAGCCATCAAGCTGGATGTCGTCAAAACAGGTGTTGCTAATGTAGAAATTGAAGTGATTACGGTTGAACGACCAGAATCCGCCCATAAACAAAACGCACTACCAAGCTATATTGTGCAAGTCGCCACCTCGAAGCATCAAGATCGCTCTTTAGACCTCTCTAACGATCTCGCGGCAAAATTGTCTGTACCCAGTTATATTGAATCCAATCAATCCCTTCATCGTGTTTTTCTCGGGCCATTTAATGACTATACGTTGACGCAACAGACCCTTGAACAAGTTAAAGTGCTTGGATACTCTTCAGCCTTCATAAAAAAGCACACAGTCGCCCAGTAA
- the rodA gene encoding rod shape-determining protein RodA, producing the protein MIFDPSAGNNRAFFHRFHIDLPLLLGILVLMAFGLVVMYSASGQSYGMMDRQAMRMALSLGVMAMLAQISPRTYESLAPFLFFCGITLLLGVLFFGEASKGAQRWLNLGFIRFQPSELLKLAVPLMVARYIGKRALPPSFRTIIVSLVMVFVPTILIAKQPDLGTSILIAASGIFVIFLAGISWKIIFAAMACVGAFAPILWFYLMREYQKVRVRTLFNPESDPLGAGYHIIQSKIAIGSGGVSGKGWLQGTQSQLEFLPERHTDFIFAVIAEEWGMLGILALLTIYLFIMGRGLYLASQAQTSFGRMMAGSIILSFFVYVFVNIGMVSGILPVVGVPLPLISYGGTSMVTLMAGFGILMSIHTHRNAFSKAT; encoded by the coding sequence ATGATCTTTGATCCTTCAGCAGGAAACAATCGCGCTTTTTTTCACCGCTTTCATATCGACTTGCCGTTATTACTCGGCATACTTGTCCTGATGGCTTTTGGCCTTGTTGTGATGTATAGCGCAAGTGGGCAAAGCTATGGGATGATGGACAGGCAAGCAATGCGAATGGCGCTGTCACTTGGCGTTATGGCGATGTTGGCTCAAATCTCCCCTCGAACCTACGAATCACTTGCTCCTTTTTTATTCTTTTGTGGCATTACTTTGTTGCTTGGGGTGCTGTTTTTTGGGGAAGCCTCAAAGGGCGCACAACGTTGGTTAAACTTAGGGTTTATTCGCTTTCAACCCTCTGAGTTACTCAAGCTCGCCGTTCCTTTAATGGTTGCTCGATACATAGGAAAACGAGCCCTACCGCCAAGCTTTAGAACTATCATAGTCTCATTGGTGATGGTATTTGTTCCCACGATTCTCATTGCTAAACAACCCGATCTAGGCACATCCATTCTCATCGCTGCTTCTGGTATTTTTGTTATATTTTTGGCGGGTATCAGCTGGAAAATCATTTTTGCAGCGATGGCCTGTGTGGGAGCTTTTGCGCCAATATTATGGTTTTATTTAATGCGCGAGTACCAAAAAGTACGCGTTAGAACACTGTTTAATCCCGAGTCAGATCCGCTGGGTGCTGGCTACCACATCATCCAAAGTAAGATTGCCATCGGTTCGGGAGGCGTATCCGGTAAAGGTTGGCTGCAAGGCACCCAGTCTCAACTCGAGTTTCTACCCGAGCGACATACTGACTTTATCTTTGCGGTTATCGCCGAAGAATGGGGCATGCTAGGGATCCTCGCTTTACTGACCATTTATCTTTTCATTATGGGAAGAGGTTTATATCTAGCGAGCCAAGCTCAAACCTCCTTTGGACGAATGATGGCGGGCAGTATTATTTTGAGCTTCTTTGTTTACGTCTTTGTTAACATTGGCATGGTCAGTGGTATCTTGCCCGTTGTTGGCGTTCCTCTACCATTAATCAGCTATGGTGGTACCTCTATGGTCACCTTGATGGCAGGCTTTGGCATATTGATGTCCATACACACTCATAGAAATGCATTCTCAAAGGCGACATAA